One Ogataea parapolymorpha DL-1 chromosome VI, whole genome shotgun sequence DNA window includes the following coding sequences:
- a CDS encoding mannosyltransferase KTR2, producing MAISRGLVAFIILISFFAQIWNSRVRSKVNLNEIYSHSLEIVAKRDNSHLMDLELAKLKPASNSYVRELFPKPISETPQLENATILMLCRNWELPGVLKSMRSLEDRFNKDYHYTWTFLNDKPFTERFKEATTFMASGKTQYGLISPEDWDAPSFINVTKWEECLQDFEDRNVIYGGSKSYRNMCHFNSGYFYKQPLVLQYDYYFRVEPDVEYFCDFQMDPFRLFRENGKKYGFVISLIEYEDTIPTLWEAVEDFMNANPDMIHPDSMLDFLTDDKPIGAEYLVVEHNSSYNLCHFWSNFEIGDLNFFRSKEYETYFKFLSQTGGFYYERWGDAPVHSIAAALLLNRSEIHHFEDIGYTHVPFATCPESQMLRIGKRCICADSTKTDNINLVPHSCLPRFWRYAGKRFLREYYHPEDYQ from the coding sequence ATGGCTATCTCGAGAGGCCTGGTCGCCTTTATAATACTAATATCCTTTTTTGCACAGATATGGAATTCTCGAGTCAGGTCGAAAGTGAACTTGAATGAAATATACTCGCATTCGCTAGAGATCGTGGCTAAGCGTGACAATTCTCATTTGATGGACCTCGAATTGGCTAAGCTCAAACCTGCTTCCAACTCATATGTGCGTGAGCTCTTTCCCAAACCAATCTCTGAAACTCCCCAATTAGAGAATGCTACCATTTTAATGCTATGTCGAAACTGGGAACTTCCTGGAGTCCTCAAATCAATGAGATCTTTGGAGGATCGATTCAACAAGGATTACCATTACACCTGGACATTTCTGAACGACAAGCCATTCACAGAGAGATTCAAGGAAGCCACTACATTCATGGCTAGCGGAAAGACTCAATATGGATTAATATCGCCTGAAGATTGGGATGCTCCTTCGTTCATAAATGTGACCAAGTGGGAAGAGTGTTTGCAGGATTTTGAAGACCGCAACGTGATTTATGGCGGGTCCAAGTCATATAGAAACATGTGCCATTTCAACTCAGGATATTTTTATAAACAACCATTGGTGCTACAGTACGACTACTATTTCAGAGTGGAACCCGATGTCGAGTATTTCTGCGACTTTCAAATGGACCCTTTCCGTTTGTTTCGTGAAAATGGAAAGAAGTACGGGTTTGTGATTTCTCTGATTGAGTACGAAGACACTATACCTACTCTATGGGAGGCCGTGGAGGATTTTATGAATGCGAATCCAGATATGATACATCCGGACTCCATGTTAGATTTCTTGACCGACGACAAACCGATTGGAGCAGAGTACCTCGTCGTGGAACATAATTCTTCGTACAATCTGTGCCATTTTTGGTCCAATTTTGAGATTGGAGACCTCAACTTCTTCCGTTCTAAAGAATACGAAACTTATTTCAAGTTTCTAAGCCAAACCGGAGGCTTCTACTATGAGCGCTGGGGAGATGCACCTGTGCACTCGATTGCAGCCGCGTTGCTTCTCAACCGGTCAGAAATACACCATTTTGAGGACATTGGCTACACCCACGTTCCCTTTGCGACGTGCCCGGAATCTCAAATGCTGCGCATTGGAAAACGATGTATATGTGCGGACTCAACGAAAACCGATAACATCAACTTGGTCCCGCATAGCTGCCTGCCACGCTTCTGGAGATACGCTGGGAAAAGATTCCTGAGAGAATACTACCATCCGGAAGATTACCAATAA
- a CDS encoding Casein kinase II subunit alpha, whose amino-acid sequence MTSIARVYADVNDKKPKSYWNYENLSISWGSQSRYEVTKKIGRGKYSEVFEGYQLPNGLKVVIKVLKPVKRKKIKREIKILQNLSGGPQIIQLLDVVRDSNSKTSALIFEHVENLEFRVLYPQLTDLEIRYYMYQVLEALDYAHSMGIMHRDVKPHNIMIDHRQKKLRLIDWGLAEFYHAGQEYNVRVASRYFKGPELLVDFKLYDYSLDIWSFGATLASVVFQKEPFFHGKSNTDQLVQIARVLGTDGLYAYLEKYNLTLGPQYEDLGHYMKRQWIRYVNQNNQHLVSDEYLDFIDKILRYDHNERLTAKESMMHPYFDPVRDSIRRV is encoded by the coding sequence ATGACCAGTATTGCACGAGTGTACGCTGACGTGAACGACAAAAAGCCCAAGTCCTACTGGAATTATGAGAATCTGTCTATATCATGGGGCTCGCAATCGAGATACGAGGTGACAAAGAAGATAGGTAGAGGCAAATACAGTGAAGTTTTCGAAGGATATCAGCTTCCGAACGGCCTCAAGGTTGTCATTAAAGTCTTAAAGCCTGTAAAGCggaagaaaatcaaaagagaGATCaaaattcttcaaaattTGTCCGGCGGACCTCAAATAAttcagcttctggacgTCGTGCGGGATTCGAACTCCAAAACATCAGCCCTCATATTCGAGCATGTGGAAAACCTTGAGTTCCGTGTGCTTTATCCGCAGCTGACAGACTTAGAAATCCGATATTATATGTATCAGGTACTGGAGGCTTTGGATTATGCTCATTCAATGGGTATAATGCATAGGGATGTAAAACCCCACAATATTATGATAGACCATCGCCAGAAAAAACTCCGGCTAATCGATTGGGGTTTGGCAGAATTCTACCATGCTGGACAGGAATACAATGTCAGGGTCGCTTCGAGATACTTCAAAGGACCCGAATTACTAGTGGATTTCAAGCTGTACGATTACTCATTGGATATATGGTCTTTTGGTGCAACATTGGCTTCTGTCGTATTCCAAAAAGAACCGTTTTTTCACGGAAAGTCCAATACGGATCAGTTAGTTCAGATTGCGCGTGTTTTGGGAACTGATGGCTTGTACGCATacttggaaaaatacaatTTGACGTTAGGCCCTCAATACGAAGATTTGGGACACTATATGAAACGCCAGTGGATTCGTTACGTCAATCAGAACAATCAGCACTTGGTGAGCGATGAGTACCTGGATTTCATCGACAAGATTTTGCGATACGATCATAATGAAAGACTAACTGCGAAAGAGAGTATGATGCACCCATATTTTGATCCCGTTAGGGACTCAATAAGACGTGTTTGA
- a CDS encoding aminoadipate aminotransferase — MTVDWSKYLSHEATLREPSVMKMMGRFGKIISLGAGLPHPDCFPLKSVSFDFLSPKTGFSSTEKVDVPDNELLYEALQYTSGRGTSYFDEFSKKHIETYHKPLYNDWDIVVTAGATQSLDAVLRLLCDPNEDTILSEEFTYPAFLETCSPMRLKVFPVKVDEHGVCPKDLDKLLVDWSGPHKKPKLIYTMPVGQNPLGITMSLERRGEFYEVCRKHDLIIVEDDPYYHLQLDYEEKLPSLLKFDTDGRVIRFDSFSKIMTPGARCSIVTANKVFVDKLVVHNEVSIHSSAAPSQLILHELLKTWEAQGFEKWVEHLGNHYRKRRALLNSAFERFLPKDLCSWNLPDSGMFLWVEIKQEAFAKPENIPASQWATELENMIFDANIDKGVLLAKGHWFMVDQTLQKVGFRATYAFAEEEELVEASQRFGEALRSINAKLAT, encoded by the coding sequence ATGACTGTTGACTGGTCCAAGTATCTCAGCCATGAAGCAACCCTTCGTGAGCCATCTGTGATGAAAATGATGGGTAGATTTGGAAAGATTATTTCATTGGGAGCCGGACTGCCTCACCCTGACTGTTTCCCCCTGAAGTCGGTTagttttgatttcctctCGCCAAAGACCGGATTTTCGTCAACAGAAAAAGTTGACGTCCCAGACAACGAGTTGTTATATGAGGCCCTGCAGTATACTTCAGGTAGAGGAACCTCGTATTTTGACGAGTTTAGCAAGAAACATATCGAAACATATCACAAACCACTTTACAATGATTGGGACATTGTTGTCACTGCCGGAGCTACACAGTCTCTGGATGCCGTGTTGCGACTACTTTGTGACCCGAACGAAGACACCATCCTCTCTGAAGAGTTTACCTATCCTgcttttttggagacctGCAGTCCAATGAGGTTGAAAGTGTTCCCTGTTAAAGTAGACGAGCACGGTGTTTGCCCAAAAGATTTGGACAAATTGTTGGTTGATTGGAGTGGACCTCACAAGAAACCCAAGCTCATTTACACCATGCCCGTGGGGCAGAATCCACTTGGAATCACTATGTCGCTTGAAAGAAGGGGTGAGTTCTATGAGGTTTGCAGGAAGCACGATTTGATCATCGTGGAGGATGATCCATATTACCATTTGCAACTTGACTACGAGGAGAAGCTTCCAAGTCTGTTGAAATTTGATACTGATGGAAGAGTCATCAGATTCGACTCGTTTTCCAAGATCATGACGCCGGGTGCCAGATGCTCAATTGTGACTGCAAACAAGGTATTTGTTGATAAATTAGTGGTGCACAACGAAGTTAGTATTCATTCCTCGGCCGCTCCATCTCAACTGATATTGCACGAACTTTTGAAAACGTGGGAGGCCCAGGGATTTGAGAAATGGGTGGAGCATTTGGGTAACCACTACAGAAAGAGAAGAGCCCTGCTCAATAGCGCATTCGAAAGGTTCCTGCCAAAAGATCTCTGCTCATGGAACCTACCTGACTCCGGAATGTTTCTGTGGGTTgagatcaaacaggaaGCTTTTGCAAAGCCTGAAAACATACCAGCAAGTCAATGGGCTACAGAACTGGAAAACATGATTTTTGATGCCAACATTGATAAGGGTGTGCTTCTGGCCAAGGGCCACTGGTTCATGGTCGACCAAACCCTCCAAAAAGTTGGTTTTAGAGCAACTTACGCCTTtgccgaggaagaggagcttgtggaaGCCAGCCAGCGCTTTGGTGAAGCTCTAAGATCTATAAATGCAAAACTAGCTAcataa
- a CDS encoding Serine-threonine protein kinase that is part of a glucose-sensing system, with amino-acid sequence MDQQTNHEPAIEAQNLFKQNFQLSAAEHLQQQNIDTQQHVLTGLQQMTLPNSQQSETSSSSAVSMVSTPNESPRLGSRISASHQRLPSLSSLAPNLGSYNSTSQVPQASLTPRQYRISDVDINQALKRHQSETNTLNQFRNPWFNQKSNPRLAPINTHLGCDDNYSPLLMQTPVKGAPQGLPTTYESSTFQDASQIIPPLRINAPLPQDTYNQNAQFGPGEFYRRQSVAANYFSNHEQVPKSALPMYAKGFETLGELQRPHSPAPRFHRIQSLSDLRPVTNAKPKYRRASSSTTFVSPLKALTTSISVTYSMCRPEFDYKSSKNPRRVLTKPSHPKSNNGNDNEDNDYILYVNDILGTEENRKYMVLDLLGQGTFGQVVKCQNLKTQEIVAVKVVKSTPVYLNQSLTEASILEHLNSKIDPHDKHHFLRLQDKFMHKNHLCLVFELLSSNLYDLIRQNQFNGLTIKLIRKFSVQLLDALAVLKDAKLIHCDLKPENISLVSLDRPDLKVIDFGSACHERQIFYTYIQSRFYRSPEVLLGLSYSSSVDMWSFGCIVAELFLGLPLFPGSSEYNQLYRIIQMMGMPPTWMIDMGKNSMNFMNKIELPNGKHTYQLKSMEQYSKENNVKETPGKEYFKQRYLEDIIMNYQLPKKNMTQQMIDKEMMNRKCLSHFLHGILNLNPLERWTPHEAILHPFITEQPFDGFWNPPSKTIGLPSGSGSTSSLDTVRRQRSKSFGNI; translated from the coding sequence ATGGATCAGCAGACGAACCACGAGCCTGCTATAGAGGCACAAAACCTCTTTAAACAGaacttccagctctctgcCGCAGAACATTTGCAACAACAAAACATAGATACTCAACAGCATGTGCTTACTGGCCTCCAGCAGATGACGTTGCCCAATTCGCAACAGTCCGAGacctcttccagctcggcagTTTCCATGGTATCAACTCCTAACGAAAGTCCCCGATTAGGATCAAGGATTTCTGCTTCCCACCAAAGGCTTCCGTCTTTGTCGTCTCTGGCCCCTAATTTGGGCTCATACAACTCAACAAGCCAGGTCCCTCAGGCCAGCTTAACCCCACGTCAGTATAGGATATCAGACGTGGATATCAACCAGGCGCTCAAAAGACATCAAAGTGAGACTAACACCTTGAATCAGTTTAGAAATCCCTGGTTTAATCAAAAATCCAACCCCCGGTTAGCTCCTATAAACACGCATTTGGGCTGCGATGATAATTATTCACCTCTTTTGATGCAAACACCAGTAAAAGGTGCTCCTCAGGGACTTCCGACAACATACGAATCTTCCACGTTTCAGGATGCATCGCAAATTATACCTCCTCTGCGAATTAACGCCCCCCTTCCTCAAGACACCTACAACCAGAATGCGCAGTTTGGTCCTGGTGAGTTTTACAGAAGACAGTCTGTGGCGGCGAATTATTTCTCGAATCATGAACAAGTCCCCAAAAGCGCATTGCCAATGTATGCCAAGGGCTTTGAAACTCTCGGAGAACTTCAACGTCCTCATAGTCCCGCTCCGAGGTTCCATCGAATTCAGTCTCTTTCGGACCTGAGACCAGTAACCAACGCAAAACCGAAATACAGAAGAGCCTCGTCATCAACAACTTTTGTGTCACCGCTCAAGGCTCTGACAACCTCTATCTCTGTAACATACTCGATGTGCAGGCCGGAATTTGACTACAAGTCGTctaaaaatccaagaaGAGTGCTGACGAAACCGAGCCATCCTAAATCAAATAATGGAaacgacaacgaggacaACGATTATATTCTATATGTGAACGATATTTTGGGTACCGAGGAAAACAGGAAGTACATGGTATTGGATTTGCTTGGGCAGGGAACATTTGGCCAGGTGGTGAAATGCCAAAACCTCAAGACGCAAGAAATTGTTGCCGTGAAGGTTGTCAAATCCACACCGGTTTATTTGAACCAATCTTTGACCGAAGCAAGCATTTTGGAACATCTCAACTCGAAAATTGATCCCCATGACAAGCATCACTTTTTAAGGCTACAAGACAAGTTCATGCACAAGAACCATTTGTGTTTGGTGTTTGAACTTCTCTCTTCTAATTTATACGACCTGATACGGCAAAATCAGTTCAATGGACTTACCATCAAATTAATACGGAAGTTTTCcgttcagctgctcgatgCATTGGCCGTACTCAAGGATGCAAAACTTATTCATTGTGATTTGAAGCCGGAAAACATCTCTCTTGTTTCTCTCGACAGACCAGACTTGAAGGTGATTGATTTTGGCTCTGCATGCCACGAACGACAAATATTCTATACCTACATTCAATCCCGGTTCTACAGGTCTCCAGAAGTTCTATTGGGGTTATCGTACTCCAGCTCAGTTGATATGTGGTCATTTGGATGCATAGTCGCAGAACTCTTTCTCGGCTTACCACTATTCCCTGGATCATCCGAGTATAACCAGCTCTATCGCATCATACAAATGATGGGCATGCCACCTACTTGGATGATAGATATGGGAAAAAACTCGATGAACTTCATGAACAAGATAGAGCTCCCTAATGGAAAGCACACTTATCAACTTAAGAGTATGGAGCAATATTCAAAGGAGAACAATGTGAAGGAAACCCCGGGAAAAGAGTATTTCAAGCAAAGATATTTGGAAGATATAATCATGAACTACCagctgccaaaaaagaaCATGACTCAGCAAATGATTGATAAGGAAATGATGAACCGCAAGTGTCTGTCGCATTTCCTCCATGGAATACTGAATTTGAATCCGTTGGAAAGATGGACACCTCACGAAGCAATACTGCATCCGTTCATCACGGAACAGCCATTTGATGGATTTTGGAATCCACCATCTAAAACTATAGGCCTTCCAAGTGGTTCTGGTAGCACTTCTTCTCTTGATACTGTGAGGAGACAACGTTCTAAGAGTTTTGGCAACATCTAA
- a CDS encoding cAMP-dependent protein kinase regulatory subunit produces MSNFQQYKLELEELDRQFKTQNPTDVLQFCYNYFGNRLQQQRQYLWSQKQKADTLGLTLFPSTDEIARDVQRKSVPQFKNTLSDNDPHTKHQTLESEDPHAISSGEPSAGLFKTSFESSQASPFHTSASSSGAALSPTDGAQPFNSTNYSGFAASAAKSTMRINANRRTSVSAEALNPETFGEDGWKPPVHQFTSEQLQRLNASVVKNFLFSQLDEDSLKTIIFALEEKRAPQGTEIIRQGDEGDFFYVVEKGTVDFFVNGQKVNSSGPGSSFGELALMYNSPRAATAVAQTDCILWALDRMTFRRILLEGTSKKRSMYENFLKEIPLLKSLSSYERSKLADALNSEFYSVGQNVVTEGEAGENFYFIESGTADVIKSGEGVVSKLNKGDYFGELALLYDSPRQATVKATSPLKVVTLGKSGFQRLLGPAVDVLKLQDPTKH; encoded by the coding sequence ATGTCCAACTTCCAACAATACAAACTGGAGCTCGAAGAGCTTGACAGGCAATTCAAGACACAGAACCCAACAGATGTGCTTCAGTTTTGTTACAATTACTTTGGCAACAGATTACAACAACAAAGACAATATTTGTGGAGTCAAAAGCAGAAAGCTGATACCTTGGGTTTGACACTTTTTCCTTCGACTGATGAGATTGCCCGCGATGTACAGCGCAAGTCAGTTCCTCAGTTTAAGAACACCCTTTCGGATAATGACCCTCACACGAAACACCAGACCCTCGAGTCAGAGGATCCTCACGCAATATCATCTGGGGAGCCATCTGCAGGTCTTTTCAAGACATCTTTTGAGTCATCTCAGGCTTCGCCATTCCATACTTCCGCATCGTCATCGGGTGCCGCATTGAGTCCTACGGACGGCGCTCAACCTTTCAACAGTACCAATTACTCGGGCTTTGCTGCGTCGGCTGCAAAGTCCACCATGAGAATTAACGCCAACAGGAGAACAAGCGTTTCTGCAGAAGCTCTGAACCCTGAGacatttggagaagatggaTGGAAACCTCCTGTGCATCAGTTCACATCCGAGCAGTTACAAAGATTAAATGCCAGTGTCGTCAAGAACTTCTTGTTCAGTCAATTGGACGAAGACTCGCTCAAAACAATTATATTTGCTCTGGAAGAGAAGCGCGCACCTCAAGGAACAGAGATCATCAGACAGGGAGATGAAGGAGATTTCTTTTATGTCGTTGAGAAAGGAACAGTTGACTTTTTCGTGAACGGCCAGAAAGTTAACAGTTCTGGACCTGGCTCctcttttggagaattGGCTCTCATGTATAACTCGCCTAGAGCAGCAACTGCTGTTGCTCAGACCGATTGTATCTTGTGGGCTTTGGATAGAATGACGTTCAGAAGAATTCTGCTGGAAGGAACGTCCAAGAAAAGATCCATGTACGAGAATTTCCTCAAAGAGATTCCTCTCCTCAAATCTCTGTCGTCGTACGAGCGCTCGAAGCTTGCAGACGCACTCAACTCGGAATTCTACTCTGTTGGGCAAAATGTCGTGACAGAGGGAGAAGCTGGTGAGAATTTCTACTTCATTGAGAGTGGAACTGCAGATGTTATCAAATCAGGTGAGGGTGTGGTGTCGAAACTTAACAAGGGTGACTATTTCGGAGAGCTTGCACTACTATATGATTCTCCGAGACAAGCAACCGTCAAAGCCACTAGTCCACTGAAAGTCGTCACTCTTGGAAAGAGCGGATTTCAAAGACTTCTGGGACCTGCCGTTGACGTGCTCAAATTACAGGACCCTACAAAACATTGA
- a CDS encoding F-actin-capping protein subunit beta encodes MSEEKLDASLDLLRRLDPKNISKNLDNICRLQPDLAEDLLSSVDTPLKTARCEESGKTYLCCDYNRDGDSYRSPWSNVFYPKINDEDEAPHPSSHLRELEIFANKSFDIYRELYYEGGISSVYFWDSEEEDVDASGTIGFAGVVLLKKTIDTVNPKDGGSWDSIHVFEVLPGANQKATYKVTSTVILDISNSDDLNIYLSGNLTRQTSKELQFKDSASHVSNLGSLVEDIESRLRNLLQEVYFGKTKDILGDIRSLDPLESKSNEREKQAELINNLKNM; translated from the exons ATG TCCGAGGAGAAACTGGATGCATCATTGGACCTGCTCAGGCGGTTGGATCCAAAGAATATCAGTAAAAATCTAGACAACATATGCCGTCTACAGCCTGACCTAGCTGAAGATTTGCTGTCTTCGGTTGATACTCCGCTCAAAACAGCACGCTGTGAGGAATCGGGAAAAACATACCTATGCTGCGACTACAACAGAGACGGCGATTCGTATAGGTCACCGTGGTCGAACGTTTTCTATCCAAAGATCAACGATGAAGATGAGGCTCCACATCCTTCCAGCCATTTGAGAGAACTTGAGATCTTCGCTAACAAATCATTTGACATATATCGCGAACTATACTACGAGGGAGGAATTTCTAGTGTCTACTTTTGGGATtctgaggaagaggatGTGGATGCCTCGGGCACAATCGGTTTTGCTGGTGTCGTTctgctgaagaaaaccATTGATACAGTTAATCCGAAAGATGGAGGATCGTGGGACTCGATCcatgtttttgaggttCTTCCGGGCGCAAACCAGAAGGCAACATATAAGGTGACATCTACTGTGATCTTAGACATTTCCAACTCCGACGACCTGAATATCTATCTAAGTGGAAATCTCACCAGACAAACTTCGAAAGAATTGCAATTCAAAGACTCTGCTTCTCACGTCTCGAACCTGGGTTCGCTAGTGGAAGATATCGAAAGCAGACTGAGGAACCTGCTCCAAGAAGTCTACTTTGGAAAAACGAAAGACATTTTGGGCGATATTCGCTCTCTTGACCCGCTGGAGTCCAAATCAAACGAAAGAGAGAAGCAGGCAgagctcatcaacaaccttAAGAACATGTAG
- a CDS encoding Mitochondrial import inner membrane translocase subunit TIM17, with amino-acid sequence MSTPEADHSRDPCPIVILSDFGGAFSMGAIGGSIWHGIKGFRNSPYGERRIGAISAIKARAPVVGGNFGTWGGLFSFYDCSIKAIRKREDAWNAILAGFCVGGSLAIRGGPKHTFNSAVTCACVLAVFEGVGMMFQRYMAWANKPVAMPLPEQQGGPAPLGA; translated from the coding sequence ATGTCTACTCCAGAAGCCGATCATTCCAGAGATCCATGTCCGATTGTGATTCTCAGCGACTTTGGAGGAGCCTTTTCCATGGGTGCTATTGGTGGATCCATTTGGCACGGAATCAAAGGTTTTAGAAACTCTCCATATGGAGAGAGAAGAATAGGAGCCATCTCTGCTATCAAAGCCAGAGCTCCTGTTGTGGGAGGTAATTTCGGAACCTGGGGTGGTTTGTTCTCATTCTACGACTGCTCGATCAAGGCCatcagaaaaagagagGATGCCTGGAACGCCATTCTTGCGGGATTCTGCGTCGGTGGCTCGCTCGCCATCAGAGGAGGTCCTAAACATACTTTCAACAGTGCTGTCACGTGTGCCTGTGTTCTTGCCGTGTTTGAGGGTGTTGGAATGATGTTCCAAAGATACATGGCCTGGGCCAACAAACCAGTGGCCATGCCGCTTCCTGAGCAGCAGGGTGGCCCGGCTCCACTGGGAGCATAG
- a CDS encoding RNA polymerase II subunit B32, with protein MNISTSTVASRRRRARSALQEDEENAAELKLGPEFQLEQIDNYGNETKLVALNVSEARILIRAALQERMAMVQKLGGQDLGLATENPDDETLARMATAPGANEVLRKTLDYLSTFARFKDAETCTAVEALLKSSENSVLHPFEAAQLGSLACEDIDEAVTLIPSLNEKKDEVDLQRILDELNRLEANYS; from the coding sequence ATGAATATTTCCACATCCACCGTCgccagcagaagaagaagggcGCGGTCTGCTCTTCAAGAGGATGAGGAGAATGCAGCTGAGCTGAAACTGGGCCCTGAATTCCAACTGGAGCAAATTGACAACTACGGCAACGAGACTAAGCTTGTTGCCTTAAATGTTTCTGAGGCCCGTATTTTGATCAGAGCAGCGCTTCAAGAAAGAATGGCCATGGTTCAGAAACTGGGCGGTCAGGATTTGGGTCTTGCAACAGAGAATCCGGATGACGAGACCTTAGCTAGAATGGCCACCGCCCCAGGTGCAAATGAGGTTTTACGCAAGACTTTGGATTACTTGTCTACATTTGCACGGTTTAAAGATGCAGAGACGTGTACTGCTGTGGAAGCACTTCTAAAGAGCTCCGAAAACAGCGTGCTACACCCCTTCGAGGCTGCCCAGCTAGGGTCCCTCGCATGCGAAgacattgacgaggcaGTGACTCTTATACCGAGTTTgaacgagaaaaaggaTGAGGTGGACCTGCAGAGAATTCTGGACGAATTGAACAGATTAGAGGCTAATTACTCGTGA
- a CDS encoding 5-formyltetrahydrofolate cyclo-ligase, with amino-acid sequence MSSHKSDVRSNVWAQLIKVARPDSRFHFNFAEFIADFEGSSEATSRFKREPSYSESKVLFITPDNCLEELRYEALKDGKTVLMTTYGIYRGFWILDPSEIDPQRYEYASTLDGMEKVGKQVTLRQLMDMKLHVDVMITGTGAINKKGIRFGKGHGFFDCEWAMLYTIGCISKSTPAVAFVHDCQLLEQELQPEIFDTVCDIVVTNTQTIKVNPVPKPYCGILWDLLDPQMYESIPPLQELKAMNLSVPN; translated from the coding sequence ATGTCTTCGCACAAGTCAGATGTTCGGTCCAATGTTTGGGCCCAGCTAATCAAGGTCGCCCGTCCGGACTCGAGGTTCCATTTCAACTTTGCCGAGTTTATTGCGGATTTCGAGGGCTCTTCTGAGGCCACCTCCAGATTCAAAAGAGAGCCCTCATACAGTGAATCCAAGGTGCTCTTCATCACCCCAGACAATTGTCTTGAAGAGCTCAGGTATGAGGCCCTTAAAGATGGTAAAACTGTGCTCATGACAACATACGGCATCTATAGAGGCTTTTGGATACTTGACCCAAGCGAAATCGATCCGCAAAGATACGAGTATGCTTCAACCCTAGATGGTATGGAGAAGGTAGGCAAACAGGTGACGTTGAGACAACTGATGGACATGAAACTTCATGTAGATGTGATGATCACGGGAACTGGTGCAATTAACAAAAAAGGTATTAGATTTGGCAAAGGACACGGGTTTTTTGATTGTGAATGGGCGATGTTGTATACTATTGGTTGCATCAGCAAATCCACCCCGGCAGTTGCGTTTGTGCATGATTGTCAGCTTTTGGAACAAGAGCTTCAGCCAGAGATTTTTGACACTGTCTGCGACATTGTTGTCACGAACACGCAGACTATAAAAGTGAACCCGGTTCCTAAGCCATACTGCGGAATCCTATGGGATTTACTAGACCCACAGATGTATGAATCTATTCCGCCATTGCAGGAACTCAAGGCTATGAATCTTTCTGTTCCAAATTAA